The following is a genomic window from Cygnus olor isolate bCygOlo1 chromosome 11, bCygOlo1.pri.v2, whole genome shotgun sequence.
GCTTGTTTAGCAACTCTGAATGCAGTATGTATGTAACAATAAATAGCAGCCCTCAGCCACTGTTTTGTAAACAGGCTCGAGCTCATGAATGGCAAGGGCAGGTTTTGGAGTCACCCTGTAAGTCATGTGCTCAGTGGATTGAGCAAAAAGCTTCCAGACGGCTTCGAGCAACAGGACCAAGCAAACCAGAGCCCAGGTGCCACCGCTGCCAGCCAACATCCTGCAAGAAGGCTCACGATGCACGCTGCAGCATGACTGAAGGCATGCAGGAGCACGGCTGGCACCACAGAGGGGAGCCACACCGCCATGGGGAGTGGGCAGGTGTCTCTCATAGAGAAAGGGGGGCCGATAACAAATGAGCTTCCTTCGTTCCTTCTTAAAGTCCTCCCTTGACACCAGGtctcccccagcctgcagggacACTCCTGCCACTGTGCTCTCAGGAGAGCCACAGAGCTGTGCCTTTACGCTCGTGCTGAAGCTGAGCATTGCAAAGGCACAGCACGGAGCCAGAGAGAGGACGACAGTTTTAGGGGAAGGCGTGAGCAGCCAAGGGAAGATGCCCCAGTTTCCCTCAGAGCTCCAAAACCTGCAGGAGATATGGGAAGGGGAGcagctgccccctcccagcagctcctctcaCCTTCCTTTGCCCATATCACTCAGTGCTTGGAACGGGAAACTCAGCAACTGTGCCCTGCTGTGCAGTGGGGCTTTGCCTGAGCCCGGTGCGCTGTGATAAGCCGGTGACATTGCATCTCGCTCCAGCCGGCCTGCCGCAGCCTGCATCACATGATGGGTCAGCAGTTCATGGGAAGTCGCAGGctgaaagcttgaaaaaaaaaaaaaaacaacttacttcagccagctccctccccacaggaaataaaagctggAGCTGAGCTCTAGCAATTTGGGTTTGACCAGACTTATCTTGTCTGAGGCCTGCAGTGGGTTTGCCTGACCGAGTTCCCAGCGCTGAAACCCTGCAGAGAAGGGACTCGGCTGAGGGCTGAATGacaggggagggagaaaaatctaATATGTGCATCTGCCTGTGGCGGGGAGGAAAAGGGGGTCCTCGTGGAACAAccaccctgctgcaggctggagcagccctgctctccccgTTCCTGGCTGGCGGCATGCAGGGCGAGCACGGTGCCCACCCTGGGCATCCTCTCCATGCGGGATGCAGGTGGGAGAGGCAGTGCAGCCTGTATTCCCATGCCACCGGGCTCAAGCCCATTAAGGCTGTCTCCCTGCATTTTGTGCATATTGCAGCAtggagagggttttttttctccttttgtctaGGCATCACAGACAATTgtgcagctatttttaaagcagcttttcttttcccttacaGAGCAGCCTGAATGGCTTTCCCACCCGTGCACGGAAGCACGCTCAGCTTGGACGTCTTGTTTCATTGTGATGGGAAAGGTTATCaagtacaaaacaaaagtgaaatcATCCACTGACATTCCTGCGCCTAAAATAGCCGCACGCTCTCCAGTGCTGACGTTACTGGAAGGGGAGCGGAAGTCTCTGGACACAGGCTGTCCCACTCCAGGGCCAGCATACTGACCCGGCGCCAGCTGACACCCAGGCTACCTCTGAGCTAATGTGAAATGAGGCATTCTTGCCACCAAAGATTAAAGGCCATACGGTGGGTAAGGTCTAAGGGCTGTCATAGCTTCCAAGCAGCAACactcacaggcagcagagccaccGCAGATGGAAACCCTAACCAGCGGACAGCTGAGCTGCCCCAGgtgaaacacagcagcaagGCCTAGCTATCAGTTTGCTCGAGGCACCTCTGCCATTGGACCTACCTGTCTGGTGGCTTTCTCTCGCGttcaggcaggcagcagcaacaagcagggcaggaggcgCCCTGGCCTGGTGCTGTGGGCAGCATCGTCTCTGCGGGTTCACCTCTGTGAAGCAGCACTCTGCAGCGGTGCCATCACCATCAGCGAGGGAGAGGAGCGGAGGGGAGGACCTGTGGGGAAGCTCTGGCACCCAGCAGATGCTTCTCGCCATCCTGCTCACCGCCTGCAACCCAACACAGACCTGAGTGAGGCTGCAGGACCAGCCCTGGGTGCTCTGCAGATGGAGAGGGCAGGGATGTGCAAGAGATGCTGCCTCATGCCAAGCCCAGCTGGGGATGGCATGCCACAGCTTTggcggggacacggggacagtGCCATTCAGAGGATGCTTCAGTGCTGGGCAGCCTTGGGATTCCCAGTCTGAGAGAGGCAGTTCATGCTCAGGGCAAGCGGGCTGAAGAGGTAAACTTCCTTCAGAGCTCAAAGACCTCATTTCTTAAATATCTTCCTATGAGAGGAGTGAGCAGCAGAAGTGCTGAAGCAGAAACTGAGGAATGTAAAAAACAGGGATAAATTACTTGCTCGAACACACAGTAAAACATTTACCAAAATTGTCCAAGGCCTTTTCAAAGTAAGCAGAGTGCTCCACCGCCTGCCAAAACCCAGATTCCTTCCAGAGAAGATTTAAGACTCTTCTTCATTTGAATTTCAGTAATGAACTGATGATGCGAGtgcctccagctgccagcagctgtctGGGCTGAGCCGCACCCTGGAGCCTCCCCGGGTGCGGAGCCGTCCCCGCACCCCGGCAGGGCTGCCGAGCGTCCCGCGGGCTGCTGCGGCGTGCGATGCACAAACAGACACGGCAGGAAATTAAAGGCAGCACTGTCTGTATGGATTCTGCTGGGGAAGGCCCAGCCATCAGTGGCAGGCTCCAATGAGACTTTCCTGGCTTTGTTGAGTGCTATGGCTTTATCGCTGTTAAAACATGGTTTGTTTCTGTGACTTTTTCCCCGCTTCTTAAATGtcaacttgaaaagaaaaattcgGGAAAGGTCACTTACCAGAGAGACTGGAACAACTCCAGCCACTTG
Proteins encoded in this region:
- the BCL2L10 gene encoding bcl-2-like protein 10 isoform X1 — encoded protein: MPGSLKEETALLLEDYFQHRGGGAALPPSATAATLRRAAAELERCERPFFRSCAPLARAEPREAAALLRRVAAQLEADGGLNWGRLLALVVFAGTLAAALGERGCGDGPRRLAEALAAYLAEERGEWLRAHGGWLTLTVFIQVAGVVPVSLVSDLSRIFLFKLTFKKRGKSHRNKPCFNSDKAIALNKARKVSLEPATDGWAFPSRIHTDSAAFNFLPCLFVHRTPQQPAGRSAALPGCGDGSAPGEAPGCGSAQTAAGSWRHSHHQFITEIQMKKSLKSSLEGIWVLAGGGALCLL